From a single bacterium genomic region:
- the glnD gene encoding [protein-PII] uridylyltransferase gives MQKDILLQLPRPPLADEPLFARDQVAAVRALVLERRGWFESALEQGCAPLEINRASSDSIDSAVCLLFRNAELKSGVKSALVALGGYGRREMAPLSDVDLLFLMEGGSQDEAKPLADAILYPFWDSGVNVGGATRTVADCRDVMTTDVRALTAMLDARLVAGSSELYDGFKQLICEYFSNARQRKKFITLKIREHEKRLQRFGSSIYLAQPNVKEGEGGLREYHTLMWCARAARPGDDPAAVLARYLRDEVAVRRMNASYGFLWSVRQALHLAEGSWNDRLAEGVQEEVARRLGIRRQGGEGDAQRLMSLYYSNAEQLHLACERGLEMIRREVEPSSIFSSIILRRRLPGGFVKTENGTLLMDAVAGEFSPDVVMKLFATARRTGLPVDPETKAALTANGGWRTGLKQGEALSEARSIFSEISHLDRVLVEMHECGALEGAFPEMEELFHAAQRDGVHLYTVGVHSIKTVGEIAALVAGAKRPAHKRALAQIRRPHVLALAAFLHDIGKGRGGDHAGKGAVIAHEIAKRLGLDAADCQDIEFLVRSHLLMATLAFKRDINDPALIERFAQSVRSAELLAMLYLITYADLRAVGPSVWSEWKGGLLDDLYGLTQEHMAAGGAAPEKRARESERIIRSVLRRIGAGCEEERVREFLETLPERYLFSVDPESVAAHFMMSRDVGERACATITREVSEKGCTEFSVVTPDSPGLFAKIAGVLSANGANIVTAQLYTSAHGMAIDVLWVTDSLHRPMNDPERWSRIRSELVEAVSGERELKKIVGGRFKQRLLAWNAARKPVEVLVDNDVSALHTVVEISADDRRGLLYTIADTIHELGLMIDLARITTHVDRVTDVFYIKEASGKKVEAQERLDGIRRALSDALAE, from the coding sequence ATGCAAAAAGACATCCTGCTACAGTTGCCGAGACCGCCCCTGGCGGATGAGCCTCTGTTCGCGCGCGATCAGGTCGCGGCGGTCCGGGCTCTCGTCCTGGAACGCAGGGGATGGTTCGAGTCCGCCCTCGAACAGGGCTGTGCGCCCCTTGAGATAAACCGCGCGAGCAGCGACTCCATAGACTCCGCCGTCTGCCTGCTCTTCAGGAATGCCGAGTTGAAGTCAGGTGTGAAGAGCGCGTTGGTCGCGCTCGGAGGCTACGGCCGGAGGGAGATGGCGCCGCTCTCGGACGTGGACCTGCTCTTCCTCATGGAGGGCGGCTCTCAAGACGAGGCGAAACCTCTCGCCGACGCGATACTCTATCCTTTCTGGGACAGCGGCGTGAACGTGGGCGGCGCCACGAGAACCGTCGCCGACTGCAGGGATGTCATGACGACGGACGTGCGCGCGCTCACGGCGATGCTCGACGCAAGGCTCGTCGCGGGCTCGTCGGAGCTCTATGACGGCTTCAAGCAGCTCATCTGCGAATACTTCTCAAACGCCAGGCAGCGAAAAAAATTCATAACGCTGAAGATCAGGGAACACGAGAAGAGGCTTCAGAGATTCGGAAGCTCCATCTATCTTGCGCAGCCGAACGTGAAGGAGGGGGAGGGCGGCCTCAGGGAATACCACACCCTCATGTGGTGTGCGCGCGCGGCGAGGCCCGGAGACGATCCGGCCGCCGTCTTGGCCCGTTACCTCCGCGACGAGGTCGCGGTGAGGCGCATGAACGCGAGCTACGGGTTCCTCTGGTCCGTAAGGCAGGCGCTGCATCTTGCCGAGGGCTCCTGGAACGACAGGCTCGCCGAGGGGGTGCAGGAGGAGGTTGCACGCAGGCTCGGCATCCGGCGCCAGGGAGGCGAGGGCGATGCGCAGCGACTCATGTCGCTCTATTATTCCAACGCGGAACAGCTTCACCTGGCCTGCGAACGTGGTCTCGAGATGATAAGGCGCGAGGTAGAGCCCTCTTCAATCTTTTCCTCGATCATTCTCAGGCGCAGGCTCCCCGGCGGATTCGTGAAGACCGAGAACGGCACTCTCCTCATGGATGCGGTCGCGGGCGAGTTCAGCCCCGACGTCGTGATGAAACTGTTTGCGACCGCCCGGCGGACCGGCTTGCCCGTGGATCCGGAGACCAAGGCCGCGCTGACGGCGAACGGCGGATGGCGGACCGGGCTGAAACAGGGGGAGGCCTTGTCGGAGGCCCGCTCCATATTCTCAGAGATCTCCCATCTCGACCGTGTACTCGTGGAGATGCACGAGTGCGGGGCGCTCGAAGGAGCGTTCCCTGAGATGGAAGAACTCTTTCACGCCGCGCAGCGCGACGGGGTTCATCTGTACACGGTGGGCGTGCACTCGATAAAGACCGTGGGCGAGATCGCAGCGCTCGTCGCCGGGGCGAAGCGTCCGGCGCACAAGAGGGCGCTGGCCCAGATCAGGAGGCCGCACGTCCTGGCGCTCGCGGCGTTCCTCCACGACATAGGCAAGGGCCGCGGCGGGGATCATGCGGGCAAGGGCGCTGTGATCGCGCATGAGATCGCAAAAAGGCTCGGGCTCGATGCGGCCGACTGCCAGGACATAGAGTTCCTCGTCCGCTCGCACCTTCTCATGGCCACGCTGGCCTTCAAGAGGGATATCAACGACCCGGCCCTGATAGAGAGGTTCGCCCAGTCGGTGCGCTCGGCGGAGCTTCTGGCCATGCTCTACCTGATCACATACGCCGACCTGCGCGCCGTGGGGCCGTCGGTATGGAGCGAGTGGAAGGGCGGGCTGCTGGACGACCTGTATGGGCTGACGCAGGAGCACATGGCAGCGGGCGGCGCCGCCCCTGAAAAGAGGGCGCGTGAGTCCGAGAGGATCATCAGGTCCGTTCTCCGACGGATAGGTGCGGGTTGTGAGGAAGAGCGCGTCAGGGAGTTCCTCGAGACCCTGCCCGAGCGATACCTTTTTTCCGTGGATCCGGAGTCCGTGGCCGCCCACTTCATGATGTCGCGCGACGTGGGCGAGAGGGCTTGCGCCACCATCACCAGGGAGGTTTCTGAAAAGGGGTGCACGGAATTCTCGGTCGTGACGCCGGATTCGCCGGGACTGTTCGCGAAGATCGCGGGCGTGCTCTCCGCGAACGGCGCCAACATCGTCACCGCGCAGCTGTACACATCCGCCCACGGCATGGCGATAGACGTCCTGTGGGTCACCGACTCGCTGCACAGGCCCATGAACGATCCCGAACGATGGTCCAGGATTCGCTCGGAACTCGTAGAGGCGGTCTCCGGCGAGAGGGAGCTCAAGAAGATAGTCGGCGGCCGATTCAAACAGAGGCTTCTGGCGTGGAACGCGGCCAGAAAGCCTGTCGAGGTATTGGTTGACAACGACGTCTCCGCGCTGCACACCGTGGTCGAGATATCGGCCGACGACCGCAGGGGGCTGCTCTACACGATAGCGGACACCATCCACGAGCTCGGCCTAATGATAGATCTGGCGCGCATCACCACCCATGTTGACCGGGTGACCGATGTCTTCTATATTAAGGAGGCGTCAGGGAAAAAGGTCGAGGCCCAGGAGAGGCTCGACGGCATAAGGCGGGCGCTTTCCGATGCGCTTGCGGAGTGA
- a CDS encoding nuclear transport factor 2 family protein, which yields MATQYNTNDVAQLIDRYMKAYETRNIDVLAQTVSKDVNFVAYGTDQGEVWHGWEVYLGATEKLFGALDEIHWQRGKPAIRFSQDGNVAWFAEELSGKFLTGGEEHGCDLRITGIAEKRGGQWTIVQFHRSVPFTPHAVPYLETHGVRFD from the coding sequence ATGGCGACACAGTACAATACCAATGACGTGGCCCAGCTCATCGATCGGTACATGAAGGCGTACGAGACTCGCAACATAGACGTGTTGGCGCAGACCGTTTCAAAGGATGTGAACTTTGTGGCCTACGGAACCGACCAGGGGGAGGTATGGCACGGTTGGGAGGTCTACCTTGGGGCGACTGAGAAACTCTTCGGCGCGCTCGACGAGATCCACTGGCAGAGGGGAAAGCCCGCGATTCGGTTTTCACAGGACGGGAACGTGGCCTGGTTCGCGGAGGAACTCAGCGGCAAGTTCCTCACCGGCGGTGAGGAGCATGGCTGCGATCTGCGCATCACAGGAATAGCGGAGAAGCGCGGCGGGCAGTGGACGATCGTTCAGTTCCACCGCTCGGTTCCGTTCACGCCGCACGCGGTTCCGTACCTCGAGACGCACGGGGTGCGCTTCGACTGA
- a CDS encoding N-acetylmuramoyl-L-alanine amidase, translating to MKTSLSISIVVAILLAGFAAQADPSIAAYEKSKPCYTKLVEASGKSASEKDWRSCIDQFNEVYRNYPTGARAAASLYSSAKLKKGLYDKDKDRAELEGAVKDLNLLVREFPKSSLADDALYLIGVIRRDDLKQPDRAQRAFSYLVENYPDGDMATKARVAMETGGAAKAKLTADAEAAVADMSQEAAPVAAEPVVEAQASPTTPRDKVVAKASSFDRAALEEVKLTKSKGQTKVELILDKEVEFTVEYTELGPRTMSPATLELSILHSYPKGNIEKKVDLDSAQLISYKIGKLLLSSGIKASFVLAPGARYDIKNQKGVISVSFFSSGDVPAPAAVPAKGGDAEKSKAGEDLSELRIVIDPGHGGDDEGAVGPKGTLEKDVTLALSRELEAMLRKEVGAKVWLTRTSDKTLTLEQRHEFAARKKADLFISVHANASRESSASGVETYYLNNATDEAARKLAARENRSSGKKLTQVEHILSTMLQNYDAAQSRDLASDVQSRLAKRVGNLAGGGVQNRGVRSAMFYVLVGARCPAILVEAAFISNPREEKLLRTDAFQRKIALAVTEGVKLYFKQKDSRVVSL from the coding sequence ATGAAGACATCTCTTTCCATATCGATAGTCGTTGCGATCCTGCTCGCAGGATTCGCCGCGCAGGCAGACCCCTCTATCGCGGCCTACGAGAAGAGCAAACCCTGCTACACGAAGCTCGTCGAGGCCTCGGGAAAATCGGCTTCTGAGAAAGACTGGCGCTCCTGCATCGATCAGTTCAATGAGGTCTACAGGAACTACCCTACCGGGGCGCGCGCAGCCGCTTCCCTCTACTCCTCCGCAAAGCTGAAGAAAGGCCTCTACGACAAGGACAAGGATCGCGCCGAGCTCGAAGGCGCCGTGAAGGATCTAAACCTCCTGGTGAGGGAGTTTCCCAAGAGCTCTCTGGCGGACGACGCGCTCTACCTTATCGGCGTGATACGCAGAGACGATCTCAAACAGCCTGATCGAGCGCAGCGCGCCTTCAGCTACCTCGTCGAGAATTATCCTGACGGCGATATGGCGACCAAGGCGCGCGTTGCGATGGAGACGGGAGGCGCGGCCAAGGCGAAGCTCACTGCCGATGCAGAGGCGGCCGTGGCCGACATGTCGCAGGAGGCCGCCCCGGTTGCTGCCGAACCTGTTGTCGAAGCTCAGGCCTCGCCGACGACGCCACGCGACAAGGTCGTCGCCAAGGCGAGTTCCTTTGATCGCGCCGCACTTGAGGAGGTGAAACTCACGAAATCGAAGGGCCAGACCAAGGTCGAGCTCATTCTGGACAAGGAGGTCGAGTTCACGGTCGAGTACACCGAGCTCGGTCCCAGGACCATGTCCCCTGCGACGCTGGAGCTCTCGATCTTGCACTCGTACCCAAAGGGCAATATAGAGAAGAAGGTGGATCTCGATTCAGCGCAGCTTATCTCCTACAAGATCGGCAAGCTCCTCCTCTCCAGCGGGATCAAGGCCTCCTTTGTGCTCGCGCCAGGCGCGCGATACGACATAAAGAATCAGAAAGGCGTGATCTCGGTCAGCTTCTTCTCGTCCGGAGATGTTCCGGCGCCTGCGGCTGTCCCTGCCAAGGGGGGCGATGCGGAGAAATCCAAGGCAGGCGAGGACCTCTCGGAGCTCAGGATAGTGATCGATCCTGGCCATGGCGGCGACGACGAGGGGGCGGTGGGGCCGAAGGGGACACTGGAGAAGGACGTGACGCTCGCGCTCTCCAGGGAGCTCGAAGCGATGCTCCGCAAAGAGGTGGGCGCGAAGGTCTGGCTCACGAGGACTTCCGACAAGACGCTCACGCTCGAGCAGCGCCACGAGTTCGCCGCCAGGAAAAAGGCGGACCTCTTCATATCAGTGCACGCCAACGCCTCGAGAGAGAGCTCCGCGTCCGGCGTAGAGACCTATTACCTGAACAACGCGACCGACGAGGCGGCGCGCAAGCTGGCCGCGCGCGAGAACCGCTCCTCCGGCAAGAAACTCACGCAGGTCGAGCACATTCTCTCCACAATGTTGCAGAACTACGATGCGGCACAGTCGCGCGATCTTGCCTCGGACGTTCAGTCAAGGCTGGCCAAGCGAGTGGGCAACCTTGCGGGGGGAGGGGTGCAGAACAGGGGCGTCAGGTCCGCTATGTTCTATGTCCTCGTAGGCGCCCGGTGCCCTGCTATACTCGTCGAGGCCGCATTCATCTCCAACCCCAGGGAGGAGAAACTCCTGCGGACCGACGCCTTCCAGAGGAAGATCGCCTTGGCGGTGACCGAAGGCGTTAAGCTCTACTTCAAGCAGAAAGACAGCCGAGTAGTGTCCCTGTGA
- the mutS gene encoding DNA mismatch repair protein MutS codes for MLRQYARIKSQYPDSIVMFRLGDFYEMFYEDAVLASNILGITLTSRNKKEPNPIPLCGVPHHSVEPYLAKLLENGKKVAICDQMEDPQLAKGIVKREVTRVLTPGVIADGLGLGQRSSNHLASIYIYDGILGLAVVEASTGYFAASEYDGVDGLLEELARVEPREVLILADQPSESRIESGISAACPGILFTRLDETSFDPANIAPLDGAAEIRGSMPVAARAAGGAMAYLAATQMGRTRQMTRIETISQTCVMRLDEQTKRNLELVKTMREGEREGSLLWALDRTKTAAGARLLRRWLLYPLTEPARIEARLDAVEAIYKEPALMRALSAALGEIYDIERIASRAAAGSGNARDLVALARSLEAAAQLKQELAGRAQALADFAERIDDLAALCTKIAATIAEEPPLGVKEGGLIKAGVSAELDEIRDAIANGKRIIAGMEEAERASTGIGSLKIRFNRVFGYYIEVTNAHSDKVPDRYMRRQTLANAERYITPELKEHEEKVLGGEERARAMEHEMFAQLREEAGCAISALQRTASAIAAIDVLTSFAGVAAEYDYARPVVDDSQEIEINDGRHPIVERLCPARFVPNDVRIGGDDLRLLMITGPNMAGKSTVMRQVALIALMAQIGSFVPARRARIGVVDRIFTRVGASDALAQGQSTFMVEMSEAALILREAKKQSLVIIDEIGRGTSTFDGLAIAWAVAEDLHDRVGSRTMFATHYHELTDMALTKPGISNYHIAVKEWNGKIVFLRKLMPGATSHSYGIQVAALAGLPGCVIERAREVLSNLEAGEFDEVGRPRIGSSKAAKPRREHAGQMPLFMGQAIKL; via the coding sequence ATGCTCAGGCAGTACGCGCGCATCAAGTCCCAGTATCCTGACTCCATAGTTATGTTCCGGCTAGGTGATTTTTATGAAATGTTTTATGAAGACGCTGTGTTAGCTTCAAATATCTTAGGTATAACATTAACATCCAGGAATAAAAAAGAGCCAAACCCCATACCCTTGTGCGGCGTTCCACATCATTCTGTGGAGCCATATCTGGCTAAGTTATTGGAAAATGGCAAGAAAGTGGCGATCTGCGACCAGATGGAGGACCCGCAGCTCGCCAAGGGCATCGTGAAGAGGGAGGTCACAAGGGTCCTGACCCCTGGCGTGATTGCGGATGGGCTGGGCTTAGGGCAGAGGAGTTCGAACCACCTGGCCAGTATCTATATATATGATGGAATCCTGGGACTGGCCGTTGTCGAGGCATCGACCGGATATTTCGCTGCCTCAGAGTATGATGGCGTGGATGGACTCCTGGAAGAGCTGGCAAGGGTCGAGCCCAGGGAGGTGCTCATCCTTGCGGATCAGCCCTCCGAATCCAGGATCGAGTCAGGGATCAGCGCTGCCTGCCCGGGCATACTCTTCACCAGGCTCGATGAGACGAGCTTCGACCCCGCGAACATCGCTCCCCTGGATGGCGCGGCTGAGATCCGCGGTTCGATGCCCGTTGCCGCAAGGGCGGCAGGTGGCGCCATGGCCTACCTCGCAGCCACCCAGATGGGCCGCACCCGTCAGATGACGAGGATTGAGACGATATCGCAGACCTGCGTCATGCGCCTGGACGAGCAGACCAAGAGAAACCTGGAGCTGGTGAAGACCATGCGCGAAGGCGAGCGCGAGGGCTCGCTCCTCTGGGCGCTCGACCGCACGAAGACCGCGGCGGGGGCCAGGCTCCTCAGGCGCTGGCTCCTCTATCCGCTGACAGAGCCGGCGCGGATCGAGGCCAGGCTCGATGCGGTGGAGGCGATCTACAAGGAGCCTGCGCTCATGCGAGCGCTCTCCGCCGCGCTGGGCGAGATCTACGATATCGAACGGATCGCGAGCAGGGCGGCGGCAGGCAGCGGAAACGCGCGCGACCTCGTGGCGCTTGCCCGCTCGCTCGAAGCAGCGGCGCAGCTCAAACAGGAGTTGGCGGGGCGCGCGCAGGCGCTCGCGGATTTCGCGGAGAGGATCGACGATCTCGCGGCTCTTTGCACGAAGATCGCAGCCACTATTGCGGAGGAGCCGCCGCTGGGCGTGAAGGAGGGCGGGCTCATAAAGGCCGGGGTCAGCGCGGAGCTCGACGAGATCAGGGACGCGATCGCGAATGGAAAGCGCATCATCGCAGGCATGGAGGAGGCGGAGCGCGCCTCCACGGGCATCGGCTCGCTCAAGATCCGCTTCAACAGGGTCTTCGGCTATTACATCGAGGTCACCAACGCACACAGTGACAAGGTCCCTGATCGCTACATGCGCAGGCAGACCCTGGCGAACGCGGAGCGCTATATCACCCCCGAGCTCAAGGAGCACGAGGAGAAGGTGCTCGGCGGCGAGGAGCGGGCACGGGCCATGGAGCACGAGATGTTCGCCCAGCTCCGCGAAGAGGCGGGCTGTGCGATCTCCGCCCTGCAGCGCACGGCCTCTGCTATAGCGGCGATCGACGTTCTCACCTCCTTCGCAGGGGTGGCTGCTGAGTACGATTACGCGAGACCGGTGGTGGACGACTCCCAGGAGATCGAGATCAACGACGGGAGGCATCCGATCGTTGAGAGGCTCTGCCCCGCGCGCTTTGTGCCCAACGACGTGAGAATCGGCGGGGATGATCTTAGGCTCCTCATGATCACCGGCCCCAACATGGCCGGCAAGTCCACGGTCATGCGCCAGGTGGCCCTGATCGCGCTCATGGCCCAGATCGGGTCGTTCGTGCCGGCGAGGAGGGCGCGCATAGGGGTGGTGGACCGGATATTCACGAGGGTCGGCGCCTCGGACGCGCTGGCGCAGGGGCAGTCCACCTTCATGGTCGAGATGTCCGAGGCCGCCCTGATCCTCCGCGAGGCGAAGAAACAGAGTCTCGTGATCATCGACGAGATCGGCAGGGGTACGAGCACGTTCGACGGTCTGGCCATCGCGTGGGCCGTGGCAGAGGACCTGCATGACAGGGTGGGCAGCCGCACCATGTTCGCCACTCACTACCACGAACTCACCGACATGGCCCTCACGAAGCCCGGGATTTCGAACTATCACATCGCGGTCAAAGAATGGAACGGAAAGATAGTCTTCCTCCGCAAACTCATGCCTGGCGCCACATCGCACAGCTACGGGATCCAGGTGGCGGCGCTTGCGGGGCTGCCGGGCTGCGTGATCGAAAGGGCGCGCGAGGTCCTGTCAAACCTCGAGGCCGGCGAGTTCGACGAGGTCGGCAGACCCCGGATCGGCTCCTCCAAGGCGGCCAAACCCCGTAGGGAGCATGCGGGACAGATGCCCCTCTTCATGGGCCAGGCGATCAAGCTTTAG
- a CDS encoding oligopeptide transporter, OPT family: protein MSTELKPYVPEKTDMREFTLKALLLGIVMAVVLGAANAYLGLKAGMTVSASFPAAVIAIAAFRLPFFRGTVLEQNITRTAAAVGEALVAGAIFTLPAFVMVSLDGERLWTGFNYWESSLICLVGGLMGILFVILLRRTLLVDADLPFPEGQACYEIVKSGQSGTSGAGLVFGALGLGILVEMLKNPSGIAIFQETKQFFIHFPRSVIHHFNRGKEPLADISHSGGIAFQSPLASPALMSVGYIIGPKYAAINFAGGVFAWLVLIPLALFLNPNFMDQLTATGSMVTVEDMAYTAWYNLIRPIAVGGMLVGSIYTLYGLRNSLISALKGVFSKHEHHAVGKTRLERDLNLRTVFIAGLGLAIPMAFIYYHFTNNLAATIVAAIVMLITGFLFAAVGGWLVGIVGNSNQPVSGLTLTTLVIAALVMLLFGFKGLPGIAAVLAIAAVVCCIACLSGDMIQDLKVGQLIGGTPWKMELAALIGTVVVAFTLILPIIVLHEGNIAAGGLGIGDINLPAPQAGLMAQLAKGIIAGEMPWGLLIIGMFFSLALILIKAPAPMLIAVGMYLPFQATFAIFVGGVIKWLADLLAKRRGTYVEGLEGPGVLLASGFIAGEAITGVILASLVLIGIPSLSGKIFGVDELPLLNSHGGALSLLVFAAVAFALIWLPSRKKA, encoded by the coding sequence ATGTCCACCGAACTGAAACCCTATGTGCCTGAGAAGACCGACATGCGCGAATTCACGCTCAAGGCGCTGCTGCTCGGCATCGTCATGGCAGTGGTCCTGGGCGCTGCCAACGCCTATCTGGGGTTGAAGGCGGGCATGACCGTCTCGGCTTCGTTCCCGGCAGCGGTGATCGCCATCGCGGCCTTCAGACTGCCCTTCTTCCGCGGCACGGTCCTCGAACAGAACATCACCAGGACGGCGGCCGCGGTCGGCGAAGCCCTGGTCGCGGGCGCGATCTTCACCCTGCCCGCGTTCGTGATGGTGAGCCTCGACGGCGAAAGGCTCTGGACCGGGTTCAACTACTGGGAGTCATCGCTGATCTGCCTGGTCGGCGGCCTCATGGGCATCCTCTTCGTGATCCTGCTTCGACGCACGCTGCTGGTGGACGCGGATCTCCCCTTCCCCGAGGGGCAGGCCTGCTACGAGATAGTGAAGAGCGGCCAGAGCGGGACGAGCGGCGCAGGGCTGGTCTTCGGCGCACTCGGCCTGGGTATTCTCGTCGAGATGCTCAAGAACCCCAGCGGCATCGCGATCTTCCAGGAGACCAAACAGTTCTTCATCCACTTTCCGCGCTCCGTCATTCACCACTTCAATCGCGGCAAAGAGCCTCTGGCCGACATAAGCCACAGCGGAGGCATAGCGTTCCAGAGCCCGCTCGCCTCCCCTGCGCTCATGAGCGTGGGCTACATAATCGGCCCCAAGTACGCTGCGATCAACTTCGCGGGCGGAGTCTTCGCCTGGCTCGTCCTCATACCGCTGGCGCTCTTTCTGAACCCGAACTTCATGGACCAGTTGACTGCTACCGGCTCCATGGTAACCGTCGAGGACATGGCGTACACCGCCTGGTACAACCTCATAAGGCCGATAGCCGTGGGCGGTATGCTCGTCGGCTCGATCTACACGCTCTACGGCCTCAGAAACTCGCTCATCAGCGCGCTCAAGGGCGTATTCAGCAAGCACGAACACCACGCCGTGGGCAAGACAAGGCTGGAGCGCGACCTCAACCTGCGCACCGTGTTCATCGCCGGGCTCGGGCTCGCGATCCCGATGGCCTTCATATACTACCACTTCACGAACAACCTCGCGGCCACGATCGTCGCTGCGATCGTGATGCTGATCACCGGCTTCCTCTTCGCGGCGGTCGGCGGCTGGCTCGTCGGCATAGTCGGCAACTCGAATCAGCCGGTCTCCGGGCTCACGCTCACGACCCTGGTCATCGCGGCGCTCGTGATGCTCCTCTTCGGCTTCAAGGGGCTGCCCGGGATCGCAGCGGTGCTCGCGATCGCGGCGGTGGTCTGCTGCATCGCCTGCCTCTCCGGCGACATGATACAGGATCTCAAGGTGGGGCAACTGATCGGCGGAACCCCTTGGAAGATGGAGCTCGCCGCGCTGATAGGCACGGTCGTCGTCGCGTTCACGCTGATCCTGCCGATCATCGTGCTGCACGAGGGGAACATCGCCGCAGGGGGGCTCGGCATCGGCGACATCAACCTCCCCGCGCCGCAGGCAGGCCTCATGGCGCAGCTGGCGAAGGGGATAATAGCGGGCGAGATGCCGTGGGGCCTGCTCATCATCGGCATGTTCTTCTCGCTGGCGCTGATCCTGATCAAGGCGCCCGCCCCGATGCTGATCGCGGTCGGCATGTACCTGCCCTTCCAGGCCACATTCGCGATCTTCGTCGGCGGCGTCATCAAGTGGCTCGCGGACCTTCTGGCGAAGAGGCGCGGAACCTATGTCGAGGGACTCGAAGGACCGGGGGTGCTGCTGGCGTCCGGCTTCATCGCAGGCGAGGCGATCACAGGCGTGATATTGGCCTCCCTCGTCCTGATCGGCATACCTTCGCTGTCAGGCAAGATCTTCGGGGTCGACGAGCTTCCGCTCCTCAACTCCCACGGCGGAGCGCTGTCGCTGCTCGTGTTCGCAGCCGTAGCGTTCGCGCTTATTTGGCTCCCTTCGCGCAAGAAAGCATGA